One stretch of Chitinophaga pendula DNA includes these proteins:
- a CDS encoding dihydrolipoamide acetyltransferase family protein translates to MAIVELVMPKMGESIMEATVLRWHKKPGDHVKVDETVLEIATDKVDSEVPSIAEGEITEILYAENDVVPVGAVIARINTTAEAGVATPVAPVAPAAGGSVTAPVAEAAAPAAEPVQKSGGARFYSPLVLTIAQQEGVSFAELENLPGSGNEGRVTKKDILEYVAARKQGKAPAGATQPVAAPVAPVAAVATAAPGAPATRAEVIAVPVAGSTPSYGGNVEIIEMDRMRKLIANHMVHSKHTSPHVTSFAEADVTNLVMWRERVKKGFEKREGEKITFTPLFVEAVVKCIKKFPLVNCSLDGDKIILKKDINIGMATALPSGNLIVPVIRNADMLNLVGLTKQVNHLANAARQNKLKPEDTQSGTFTLTNVGTFGSLMGTPIINQPQVAILAVGAIKKRPVVIETPHGDAIAIRHMMYLSLSYDHRIVDGSLGSTFLSAVAQELENFDANKEY, encoded by the coding sequence ATGGCTATTGTAGAACTGGTAATGCCTAAAATGGGAGAGAGCATCATGGAAGCCACCGTGTTGCGCTGGCATAAAAAGCCCGGGGATCATGTGAAGGTGGATGAGACGGTGCTGGAGATCGCTACGGATAAAGTGGACAGTGAGGTACCTTCCATTGCTGAAGGGGAAATTACCGAGATATTATATGCTGAAAATGACGTGGTGCCTGTAGGTGCAGTGATCGCCCGTATCAATACTACTGCGGAAGCTGGTGTAGCTACTCCTGTTGCTCCTGTTGCTCCTGCTGCTGGGGGATCTGTTACTGCGCCTGTTGCTGAAGCGGCTGCTCCTGCAGCTGAGCCGGTGCAGAAGAGTGGTGGTGCGCGTTTCTATTCTCCGCTGGTGCTTACTATAGCGCAGCAGGAGGGTGTAAGTTTTGCTGAGTTGGAGAACCTGCCTGGTAGTGGAAATGAAGGTAGGGTGACCAAAAAAGATATCCTGGAGTATGTAGCTGCCCGTAAGCAAGGCAAGGCGCCGGCTGGAGCTACGCAACCTGTTGCTGCTCCTGTTGCTCCTGTTGCTGCTGTCGCTACTGCTGCTCCTGGGGCGCCGGCTACCCGTGCGGAAGTGATAGCTGTACCGGTAGCGGGTAGTACGCCTTCTTATGGTGGTAATGTAGAGATCATCGAGATGGACCGTATGCGTAAGTTGATCGCTAACCATATGGTGCATAGTAAACATACGAGTCCGCATGTGACGAGCTTTGCGGAGGCAGATGTGACTAACCTGGTGATGTGGAGAGAGCGTGTGAAGAAAGGGTTTGAGAAGCGGGAAGGGGAGAAGATCACTTTCACGCCTTTATTTGTAGAGGCGGTAGTGAAGTGTATCAAGAAGTTCCCTTTGGTGAACTGTTCACTGGACGGCGACAAGATCATCCTGAAGAAAGATATCAACATTGGTATGGCTACGGCGTTGCCTAGTGGCAACCTGATCGTGCCGGTGATCCGTAATGCGGACATGCTGAACCTGGTAGGGTTGACCAAGCAGGTGAATCACCTGGCTAATGCTGCGCGTCAGAATAAACTGAAGCCGGAGGATACGCAGAGTGGTACTTTCACGCTGACGAATGTAGGTACTTTTGGTAGCTTGATGGGGACGCCTATTATTAACCAGCCGCAGGTGGCGATATTGGCGGTGGGTGCTATCAAAAAGCGTCCGGTGGTGATAGAGACACCTCATGGGGATGCTATTGCCATCCGTCATATGATGTACCTGTCTTTGTCTTACGATCACCGTATCGTGGACGGTTCTCTGGGATCTACATTCCTGAGTGCTGTGGCGCAGGAGTTGGAGAATTTCGATGCGAACAAGGAGTACTAG
- a CDS encoding peptide-N-glycosidase F-related protein, with protein sequence MKPISISTWLLATTIAFSACKQNLTEDLNTSLPVKNNTAANALTGNYSEDIFTSLDFYNGYADPLYKEKDGIIYLDNTVALKKISLRNKVNPTANIKGELRIYQKGDGYDRDGQLFFIRDSVVKAILNNNISFDAAAKQKLLNFTPKTGYLYITPFFFWYQSIQSVPYTFNLKDVASLLTGEDSCWVGLSAWGVDWTGKKSEGHAYDWNLAGEKRTFTADLKITADNSSSNPNPTYIQAVQFGTIKNTDGSNARTFSQTITVPYKLKNARIIVISQAWGADFGGEEYNYRTHNVSWDGTKIGTFSSKEACGPNTMRSEDISSSPRNWCPSNIVTPHTINISGNIEAGSSHTVKLDIVNAKADAKNYFKISIYIAGEKI encoded by the coding sequence ATGAAACCAATCTCCATCTCAACCTGGCTCTTAGCCACCACCATCGCCTTTTCCGCTTGTAAACAAAACCTGACAGAAGATCTCAACACCTCCCTGCCAGTCAAAAACAACACCGCCGCCAACGCACTCACCGGCAACTACTCCGAAGACATCTTTACAAGCCTCGACTTCTACAACGGATACGCCGACCCTCTCTACAAGGAAAAAGATGGTATCATCTACCTCGACAACACCGTCGCTCTCAAAAAGATCAGCCTCCGCAACAAAGTAAACCCCACCGCCAACATCAAAGGCGAACTCCGTATCTACCAAAAGGGGGATGGCTACGACCGCGATGGCCAGCTGTTCTTCATCCGCGACTCCGTCGTAAAAGCCATCCTTAATAACAACATCTCCTTCGATGCCGCCGCCAAACAAAAATTACTCAACTTCACACCCAAAACCGGCTACCTCTATATCACCCCCTTTTTCTTCTGGTACCAGTCCATACAATCCGTACCATATACCTTTAATCTCAAAGACGTCGCTTCCCTCCTCACCGGAGAAGACTCCTGCTGGGTAGGCCTCAGCGCATGGGGCGTCGACTGGACAGGCAAAAAGTCCGAAGGCCACGCCTACGACTGGAACCTCGCCGGCGAAAAAAGAACCTTCACCGCCGACCTCAAGATCACCGCCGACAACAGCAGCTCCAATCCCAACCCCACCTACATCCAGGCCGTACAGTTTGGCACCATCAAAAATACCGATGGCTCCAACGCCCGCACCTTCTCCCAGACAATCACCGTCCCGTATAAACTGAAAAATGCCAGGATCATCGTCATCTCACAAGCCTGGGGCGCCGACTTCGGCGGAGAAGAATATAACTATCGCACCCACAACGTCAGCTGGGATGGCACAAAGATAGGCACCTTCTCCTCCAAAGAAGCCTGCGGCCCCAACACCATGCGCAGCGAAGATATATCATCCAGCCCGCGCAACTGGTGCCCCTCCAATATCGTAACACCACATACCATCAATATTTCCGGCAACATCGAAGCAGGCAGCTCCCACACCGTCAAACTCGATATCGTCAATGCCAAAGCCGATGCAAAGAACTATTTCAAAATCTCTATCTACATCGCAGGCGAAAAAATCTAA
- a CDS encoding TonB-dependent receptor domain-containing protein — MKRIITIIIIIISLLYTKGTFAQIQLKGTVLQKTSTVAWANVILTDAGGQMTTGALTKENGSFILTAKPGHYTVKISFLGLNDWSSSVQLDKDTDLGTIHMTEKTGQLAEVIVSARKKMIEYKADRLVLNVENNINAIGGNGINAIKSAPGIIIGKDGNISMLGRGAARVMVDGRLIELTGPDLVDYLNTISANDIKSVEVISNPPARYDAGSTGGLINIILKKGAANAWKNTTSFSADQQRYNAFNLRNNFFYNKNRIKLSANLGGKLGAIHTREDINTYYPAGPWNLNVSGKQKENNISGGLALDYDLSDRTTIGIQYMGSHSTPNTNNVITIGIHNAANQLDSLLINDATNILGITSHTANAHLVSRLDTLGRQLSFDIDFFDFNSGFDNNFVANSYNPAGKFLNAIQAARNVSNQHIRNGSFKIDIEHPLKFARLSYGAKVSIIDSRASVNYYNTLSGPPEWDPNRSNDFNYRENNQAIYINGARDFGSKFSLQLGLRAEHTSTKGHSLNTKETNTNEYLKWFPTAFLSFKANAKNTWMFNYGRRINRPGFRNLNPARAYINSNSYSEGNPFLQPSFVDNFELSHVYRSTWRTSLFFSNTTNGFGTVFTSDQATNIQIISRQNYFREAYFGISETYSNNITPWWQTQINLSIMGSNTRFTNHINATPMNGVQFFGAANNTFNLGKNTALQVDYSYSSPFKRGLFSVGYMSGLDIGIKQSLLDKKLQLSLLINDVFNTNTLKDYASTVNGIRQVYAQNYSSRFVRLSLSYSFGNNKINVKKRTQGNTEEFKRAAQ, encoded by the coding sequence ATGAAAAGGATCATCACAATCATCATCATTATCATCAGCCTCTTATACACAAAAGGCACATTCGCACAGATACAATTAAAAGGAACCGTATTACAAAAAACAAGTACTGTAGCCTGGGCTAACGTCATCCTAACTGACGCAGGTGGTCAAATGACCACCGGAGCCCTTACAAAGGAAAATGGCTCCTTCATCCTCACCGCCAAACCAGGCCACTACACCGTCAAAATATCGTTCCTCGGCCTCAACGACTGGTCCTCCTCCGTCCAACTCGACAAAGACACCGACCTCGGCACCATCCACATGACCGAAAAAACCGGTCAGCTCGCCGAAGTCATCGTCTCCGCCAGGAAAAAAATGATCGAATACAAAGCCGATCGCCTCGTCCTCAATGTGGAAAACAACATCAACGCCATCGGCGGCAACGGCATCAACGCCATCAAAAGCGCCCCGGGCATCATCATCGGCAAAGATGGCAATATCAGCATGCTGGGCCGCGGCGCCGCCCGCGTCATGGTCGATGGCAGACTCATAGAACTCACCGGCCCCGACCTCGTCGACTACCTCAACACCATCTCCGCCAACGATATCAAAAGCGTAGAAGTCATCTCCAACCCACCCGCACGCTACGATGCCGGCAGCACCGGCGGCTTGATCAACATCATCCTCAAAAAAGGAGCCGCCAACGCCTGGAAAAATACAACCTCCTTCTCCGCCGACCAACAACGATACAATGCCTTCAACCTCCGTAACAACTTCTTCTATAATAAAAACAGGATAAAACTCTCCGCCAACCTGGGCGGAAAACTGGGCGCCATCCACACCCGCGAAGATATCAACACCTACTACCCCGCCGGCCCCTGGAACCTCAACGTCTCAGGCAAACAAAAAGAGAACAATATCTCCGGCGGCCTGGCCCTCGACTACGACCTCTCCGATCGCACCACGATCGGTATACAATACATGGGTAGCCACAGCACCCCCAACACCAATAATGTCATCACCATCGGTATCCACAACGCCGCTAATCAACTCGACTCCCTCCTCATCAACGACGCGACCAACATCCTCGGTATCACCAGCCACACCGCCAACGCACACCTGGTATCCCGCCTCGATACCCTCGGCCGCCAGCTGTCATTCGATATCGACTTCTTCGACTTCAACTCCGGCTTCGACAACAACTTCGTCGCCAACAGCTACAACCCCGCCGGCAAATTCCTCAACGCCATACAGGCCGCCAGGAACGTCTCCAACCAACACATCCGCAACGGTAGCTTCAAAATCGATATAGAACACCCGCTCAAGTTCGCCCGCCTCTCCTATGGCGCTAAAGTGAGCATCATCGACAGCCGCGCCTCCGTCAATTATTATAATACCCTCTCCGGCCCCCCCGAATGGGACCCCAACCGCTCCAATGACTTCAACTACCGCGAAAATAACCAGGCTATATATATCAATGGTGCCCGTGACTTCGGCAGCAAATTCAGCCTCCAACTAGGCCTCCGCGCAGAACATACCAGCACCAAAGGCCACTCCCTCAATACAAAAGAAACTAACACCAACGAATACCTGAAATGGTTTCCAACTGCTTTTCTCTCCTTCAAAGCCAATGCTAAAAACACCTGGATGTTCAACTACGGTCGCCGGATCAATCGCCCCGGATTCAGAAACCTGAACCCTGCCCGTGCCTATATTAACAGTAACAGCTACTCCGAAGGAAACCCCTTCCTGCAGCCGTCATTCGTAGACAACTTCGAACTATCACATGTATATCGCAGCACCTGGCGCACCAGCCTCTTTTTCTCCAATACCACCAATGGCTTCGGTACCGTCTTTACCTCCGATCAGGCGACCAACATCCAGATCATCAGCCGCCAAAACTACTTCCGCGAAGCCTACTTCGGCATCAGCGAAACATACAGCAACAATATCACCCCCTGGTGGCAAACACAGATCAATCTCAGCATCATGGGCTCCAACACCAGGTTCACCAACCACATCAACGCCACTCCCATGAATGGTGTCCAGTTCTTCGGCGCCGCCAACAACACCTTCAACCTCGGCAAAAACACCGCCCTCCAGGTAGACTACTCCTACAGCTCCCCCTTCAAAAGAGGCCTGTTCTCCGTGGGCTACATGTCCGGCCTGGATATCGGTATCAAACAAAGCCTCCTGGATAAGAAACTCCAGCTCTCCCTGCTGATCAACGATGTTTTCAATACCAATACCCTGAAAGACTATGCCTCCACCGTCAACGGTATCCGGCAAGTATACGCACAAAACTACAGCAGCCGCTTCGTCAGGCTCTCCCTCAGCTACAGCTTTGGCAACAATAAGATCAATGTGAAGAAAAGGACACAGGGAAATACAGAAGAATTCAAAAGGGCAGCTCAATAA
- a CDS encoding CinA family nicotinamide mononucleotide deamidase-related protein, which produces MEKVTASIVTIGDELLIGQTIDTNSAWMAQELNNIGIWVQRRVAVGDTREAIWKALEEEGANSHIVLITGGLGPTADDITKPVLAEYFGGVLVQDPEVYKTVMQLFESRGLPILQRNLDQALVPDVCTVIPNSRGTAPGMWFEQNGRVYVSMPGVPFEMKGMMERTVLAKLQAYFETPVVLHQTLLTAGLGESFIAERLVDFEAQLPAHIKLAYLPSFGLLKLRLTAFGKDKVSTAAEVSMHFHQLKELLPDITVADQDIPLAAVVGQLLVARGKTVGTVESCTGGYVAHSITQLSGSSAWYKGSVVSYANEVKTAVVGVEPATLVRDGAVSEATVREMAAGGLRVLKTDYVIAISGIMGPDGGTPEKPVGTVWIAVANAAETISFKHQLRYERMTNIRITATYALNELRKLLLADQ; this is translated from the coding sequence GTGGAAAAAGTTACGGCCAGTATTGTTACTATCGGTGATGAGTTACTGATAGGGCAGACGATAGATACTAATTCTGCCTGGATGGCGCAGGAGCTGAATAATATCGGCATCTGGGTACAGCGGCGTGTAGCCGTAGGAGATACCAGGGAAGCCATCTGGAAGGCGCTGGAAGAGGAAGGCGCTAATTCGCATATTGTGTTGATAACAGGGGGTTTGGGACCTACTGCCGATGATATTACGAAGCCGGTGCTGGCGGAGTATTTCGGAGGTGTGCTGGTACAGGACCCGGAGGTGTATAAGACGGTGATGCAGTTATTTGAGAGTCGTGGATTGCCGATACTGCAGCGTAACCTGGATCAGGCGTTGGTGCCGGATGTGTGTACGGTGATCCCTAACAGCCGGGGTACTGCTCCGGGGATGTGGTTTGAGCAAAACGGTCGGGTATATGTATCGATGCCTGGTGTGCCTTTTGAGATGAAGGGGATGATGGAGCGTACGGTGCTGGCGAAGTTGCAGGCGTATTTTGAGACGCCGGTGGTATTGCACCAGACGTTGCTGACGGCGGGGCTAGGAGAGTCTTTTATAGCGGAGCGGCTGGTGGATTTTGAGGCGCAGCTGCCTGCTCATATCAAGCTGGCGTATCTGCCTAGTTTTGGTTTGCTGAAGTTGCGGTTGACGGCCTTTGGAAAGGATAAGGTATCGACGGCGGCGGAGGTGTCTATGCATTTTCATCAGTTGAAGGAGTTGTTGCCTGATATTACGGTGGCGGACCAGGATATTCCTTTGGCTGCGGTGGTAGGGCAGTTGCTGGTTGCGCGGGGTAAGACGGTAGGTACGGTAGAGAGTTGTACGGGGGGGTATGTGGCGCACAGTATTACACAATTGTCTGGTAGTTCTGCCTGGTATAAGGGCAGTGTGGTGAGTTATGCGAACGAGGTGAAGACGGCGGTGGTGGGCGTGGAACCTGCGACGCTGGTGCGGGATGGAGCGGTGAGTGAGGCGACGGTGCGGGAGATGGCTGCGGGGGGACTGCGGGTGTTAAAGACGGATTATGTGATCGCTATTTCCGGTATTATGGGGCCTGACGGCGGTACGCCGGAGAAGCCGGTGGGGACGGTATGGATAGCGGTGGCTAATGCGGCGGAGACGATCTCTTTCAAACACCAGTTGCGGTATGAGCGCATGACGAATATCCGGATTACGGCCACCTATGCGCTGAATGAGCTACGGAAGCTCCTATTGGCGGATCAATAG
- a CDS encoding cupin domain-containing protein gives MGQAIYTAQYWREQLSLTHHVEGGAFRETYRSSLILPKTALPAAIKGDRNAATAIYFLLEHGEFSAFHRIAADEIWHCYDGQRLYIYEIEQDGSLTKHMLGKNIQQGENLQVVIKAGNWFASRIETPGTFALVGCTVAPGFDFEDFELADRNTLQTQYPQHANLIGELTR, from the coding sequence ATGGGCCAAGCCATTTATACCGCACAATACTGGCGCGAACAACTCTCCCTCACACACCACGTAGAAGGAGGCGCTTTCCGCGAAACATACCGCTCCTCACTCATACTTCCCAAGACAGCCTTGCCCGCCGCCATTAAAGGCGACCGCAACGCCGCCACAGCTATCTATTTCCTCCTCGAACATGGAGAATTCTCCGCTTTCCATCGCATCGCCGCAGACGAAATATGGCATTGCTACGATGGACAACGGCTATACATATACGAAATAGAACAGGACGGCTCCCTCACCAAACATATGCTGGGCAAAAATATCCAGCAGGGCGAAAATCTACAGGTAGTCATCAAAGCAGGTAACTGGTTCGCCTCTCGCATAGAAACACCAGGCACATTCGCACTCGTCGGCTGCACCGTCGCACCTGGCTTCGATTTCGAAGACTTCGAACTGGCAGATCGAAACACCCTCCAGACACAATATCCACAACATGCCAACCTCATCGGCGAACTCACCCGCTAA
- a CDS encoding helix-turn-helix domain-containing protein gives MENYSILGNISLLAFFVTLLLNLYLLTVKGSRTLSNRLLAACFLLNAIDISVFFTYQFSNEHLVYNMIRSHLPYLGAPLIYLYVVSVCYANFRLRPIHLLHTIPFFLVILVVVPRFYLANDPTRADLLQHFNTSIEGRLIFAIGHLQTLGYSIAMFVTLYRYKKQFLENYADADSYSYKWLMQLTIITALAHLLGIIKGAFRLYGYVYTHYYIQIFVTLLFLGILCWIVLKVMYTPELFRGIDSRIPLVAELDTPPPSQASHIPATRTPAPHTSEPNSSAPSTPKEDPAITERIEFLRKHMEVTEPFLESAITIQQLAAQTKIPVRDLSLLINHHIGQHFFDFINEYRIRKAMSIFRDPSQKDLNIQEVFYQVGFNSKSSFNTAFRKQTGLTPTQYKNNSLSNS, from the coding sequence ATGGAAAATTATAGCATACTTGGTAATATCAGCTTACTGGCGTTTTTTGTTACATTATTGCTTAATCTCTACCTGCTTACCGTCAAAGGCAGCCGTACATTAAGCAACCGCCTCCTCGCAGCCTGTTTCCTGCTCAACGCCATCGATATCAGTGTGTTCTTTACCTACCAGTTTTCCAACGAACACCTTGTTTACAACATGATAAGAAGCCACCTGCCCTACCTCGGTGCCCCCCTTATCTACCTCTATGTCGTATCCGTCTGCTACGCCAACTTCCGCCTCCGACCCATACACCTGCTCCATACCATCCCCTTTTTCCTGGTCATCCTGGTAGTCGTACCGCGTTTCTATCTCGCCAACGATCCCACCCGCGCTGACTTACTCCAACATTTCAACACCTCCATCGAAGGCAGACTCATATTTGCCATCGGCCACCTCCAAACCCTCGGATACAGCATCGCCATGTTCGTTACCCTATACCGGTACAAAAAACAATTCCTGGAAAATTACGCCGATGCCGACAGCTATAGCTACAAATGGCTCATGCAACTCACCATCATCACCGCCCTGGCACACCTGCTGGGCATCATCAAAGGCGCCTTCCGCCTATACGGCTATGTCTACACGCATTACTACATCCAGATATTTGTCACCCTCCTCTTCCTGGGCATCCTCTGCTGGATCGTCCTCAAAGTAATGTACACCCCCGAACTCTTCCGCGGCATCGACTCCCGTATTCCACTGGTAGCCGAACTGGATACACCGCCACCCTCCCAAGCATCCCATATCCCAGCAACCCGTACTCCGGCTCCCCATACCTCCGAACCCAATTCCTCCGCACCATCAACACCAAAAGAAGACCCCGCCATCACCGAACGCATCGAATTCCTCCGCAAACACATGGAGGTCACCGAACCGTTCCTCGAATCCGCCATCACCATCCAACAACTGGCCGCTCAAACCAAAATACCCGTACGCGACCTCTCCCTCCTCATCAACCACCACATCGGCCAACATTTCTTCGATTTCATCAACGAATACCGCATCCGAAAAGCCATGAGCATCTTCCGAGACCCCTCCCAAAAAGACCTCAACATCCAAGAAGTATTCTATCAGGTCGGTTTCAACTCCAAATCCTCCTTTAATACCGCCTTCCGAAAACAAACAGGTCTCACCCCTACTCAGTACAAAAACAATTCACTATCAAATAGTTAG
- a CDS encoding RNA recognition motif domain-containing protein, whose amino-acid sequence MNIYVANLHYRLNDEDLHQIFSEFGEVSSAKIIKDHETGRSRGFGFVEMPNQEEAAKAMESLNGSEVEGKQLMVNEARPKQPNNNSRGGGGFNRGGGGYGGGRDRRY is encoded by the coding sequence ATGAACATTTACGTAGCCAACCTGCACTACAGGTTGAACGATGAGGACCTTCACCAAATATTCAGCGAGTTTGGAGAAGTTTCCTCCGCTAAGATCATCAAAGACCATGAAACTGGCCGCTCACGTGGTTTCGGATTCGTGGAAATGCCCAACCAGGAAGAAGCAGCAAAGGCTATGGAAAGTTTGAACGGCAGTGAGGTAGAAGGAAAACAATTAATGGTAAACGAAGCTAGACCAAAACAACCGAATAATAATTCCAGAGGTGGTGGTGGATTCAACCGCGGCGGCGGTGGTTACGGCGGCGGTCGTGATCGTCGTTATTAA
- a CDS encoding DUF4230 domain-containing protein, with translation MKKLIGTLLAVLLIVLVFWLGQKFGSKNVNQQILSNNLIVQEIAELSSLEVQGVASIKRSNVNQGNDWSDNMKKTFLENTIWVSVPYLAKYGVDIDKNNFSVKVSDKKITVNLPAPKLLSYELKVDKMETATRKGWLLFQDDDTYTDVQKKLYQSSRGQLEKNTTYIEQSKQKIRKIITQYYQPFLKDHTLEIHFDGDSSIPALP, from the coding sequence ATGAAAAAATTGATAGGAACATTACTCGCCGTGCTGCTCATCGTACTGGTCTTCTGGCTGGGACAAAAGTTCGGTAGCAAAAATGTCAATCAACAAATACTATCCAATAACCTCATCGTACAGGAAATAGCCGAACTGTCCAGCCTCGAAGTACAAGGCGTAGCCAGCATCAAAAGAAGCAACGTCAACCAGGGAAATGACTGGTCCGACAACATGAAAAAAACATTCCTGGAAAATACCATCTGGGTCTCCGTACCCTACCTGGCTAAATATGGGGTCGATATAGATAAAAATAACTTCTCCGTCAAAGTAAGCGATAAAAAAATCACCGTCAACCTCCCCGCTCCCAAACTACTGAGCTACGAACTCAAAGTCGATAAAATGGAAACCGCCACCAGAAAAGGATGGCTCCTCTTCCAGGACGACGACACCTACACCGATGTACAAAAGAAACTATACCAGTCCTCCCGCGGTCAACTGGAAAAAAATACCACGTATATAGAGCAGTCCAAACAAAAGATCCGGAAGATCATCACCCAATACTACCAACCCTTCCTGAAAGATCATACCCTCGAAATACACTTCGATGGCGATTCTTCCATACCAGCACTGCCATAA
- a CDS encoding acyl-CoA thioesterase → MFTSITHIRVRYGETDKMGFLYHGNYALYYEVGRVEAIRELGVSYADMEEQGVLMPVVEMNLKYYRPIFYDNLITVKTILKEWPRASRIQFHTELYNEEGKLLNVGVTTLAFVDAATKRKTDFPELLRERLAPYFSS, encoded by the coding sequence ATGTTTACATCTATTACGCATATACGTGTCCGGTATGGAGAGACAGATAAGATGGGATTTCTGTATCACGGTAATTATGCGTTGTATTATGAGGTGGGCCGAGTAGAGGCGATCCGGGAGTTGGGGGTTTCGTATGCGGATATGGAGGAGCAGGGGGTGTTAATGCCGGTGGTGGAGATGAATTTGAAGTATTACCGGCCGATCTTTTACGATAATCTGATTACGGTGAAGACGATATTGAAGGAGTGGCCCAGAGCTTCCCGTATACAATTTCATACGGAGTTGTATAATGAGGAGGGGAAGTTATTGAATGTGGGGGTGACGACGCTGGCATTTGTGGATGCGGCGACGAAGCGGAAGACGGATTTTCCGGAATTGTTGCGGGAGCGGCTGGCTCCTTATTTTAGTAGTTGA
- the dacB gene encoding D-alanyl-D-alanine carboxypeptidase/D-alanyl-D-alanine endopeptidase, producing MIQRILASVCLLGITSALHAQNTAQQLQSALSTLTKDPQLKYASWSMTVINAQTGTRIFEDRSQQALAPGSVLKIITATTALSLLGSNYQYKTTVAYDGNIHTNGTLQGNIIIKGAGDPSLGSPRYQQNKDNVVLQDWVDAIKKTGIKKINGKIIADDAAFDTQTVPDGWIWQDLGNYYGAGASGLSWRENQFDILLQPSSRTGAPVAYKGTRPEMPYLTIINELLTGPAGSGDQAYAYLPPYTNTAYLRGTLGLDEKNTSIAAAIPDPGYECAYRLQEALRQANITTAGITTARLLHATGQSLPARTSNITTTNSPSLDKIIYWFLKKSINLYGEHLLKTLALQQTEAASTTAGITRIKQYWQQAGIDSNALNIFDGSGLAPANRITTSALTNVLFRAQKESWFPIFYDALPEINNMKMKDGYINNVRAYAGYTKPKQGPPLIFALIVNNFNGTPGTVRQKMWKVLDTLK from the coding sequence ATGATCCAACGTATCCTAGCAAGTGTCTGTTTACTCGGAATTACCAGCGCACTCCACGCTCAAAATACCGCCCAGCAACTCCAGTCCGCATTGTCCACCCTCACCAAAGACCCTCAGCTGAAATATGCCTCCTGGTCGATGACCGTCATCAATGCACAGACCGGCACCCGGATATTCGAAGACAGATCCCAGCAAGCACTCGCCCCAGGCTCCGTCCTCAAAATCATCACCGCCACCACCGCACTCAGCCTGCTGGGTAGCAACTACCAGTACAAAACCACCGTCGCCTACGATGGCAACATCCACACCAATGGCACCCTCCAGGGCAATATCATTATTAAAGGTGCCGGCGATCCCTCCCTTGGCAGCCCCCGCTACCAACAAAATAAAGACAACGTCGTCCTCCAGGATTGGGTAGATGCCATAAAAAAAACCGGGATCAAAAAGATAAATGGAAAGATCATCGCCGACGATGCCGCCTTCGATACACAAACAGTACCCGATGGCTGGATATGGCAAGACCTCGGTAACTACTATGGCGCAGGCGCCTCCGGCCTCTCCTGGCGCGAAAACCAGTTCGATATCCTCCTCCAGCCTTCCTCCCGCACCGGCGCCCCCGTCGCCTACAAAGGCACCCGCCCCGAAATGCCCTACCTCACCATCATCAACGAACTGCTCACCGGCCCCGCCGGATCAGGAGACCAGGCATACGCATACCTCCCCCCATACACCAATACCGCCTACCTCAGAGGCACCTTGGGCCTCGATGAAAAAAATACATCCATCGCCGCAGCCATCCCCGACCCCGGATACGAATGCGCCTACCGCCTCCAGGAAGCCCTCCGCCAGGCCAACATCACCACCGCCGGCATCACCACCGCCCGCCTCCTCCATGCCACCGGACAATCACTGCCCGCACGTACCTCCAACATCACCACCACCAACTCCCCTTCACTGGACAAGATCATATACTGGTTCCTGAAAAAAAGTATCAACCTCTACGGTGAACACCTCCTCAAAACACTCGCACTACAACAAACAGAAGCCGCCTCCACCACCGCCGGTATCACCCGCATCAAACAGTACTGGCAACAAGCAGGCATCGACAGCAACGCCCTCAATATATTCGATGGCAGCGGCTTGGCCCCCGCCAACCGCATCACCACCAGCGCCTTGACAAACGTCCTCTTCCGCGCACAAAAAGAAAGCTGGTTCCCCATATTCTATGACGCACTCCCAGAAATCAATAACATGAAAATGAAAGATGGATATATCAACAACGTAAGAGCATACGCCGGCTACACGAAACCCAAACAGGGCCCGCCATTAATATTCGCCTTGATCGTTAATAACTTTAATGGAACACCGGGTACAGTCCGGCAGAAAATGTGGAAAGTGCTCGACACACTCAAATAA